A DNA window from Aminipila luticellarii contains the following coding sequences:
- the flhA gene encoding flagellar biosynthesis protein FlhA: MKQLLNHVVALFVLMVVILLIVPLPPFLLDMMFIINITVALIILLTTMYIKEALEFSIFPSLLLITTLFRLALNISSTRLILTHQGEAGQVIKTFGTFVLQGNIVVGVIIFLILVLVQFIVITKGAERVAEVAARFTLDAMPGKQMAIDADLSSGLIDEQEARTRRSKIQRESDFYGAMDGATKIVKGDAIMSIIITLINFIAGTIIGVVQSGLPFSEVLNIYSIATIGDGLVAQVPALLISTATGMIVTRSVAEGTLNEDVIKQFTSQPKVLVVAGGIILLLNLIPGAPHPQPTVLGIFLIFLGIRLVRTRAEEAQQISTAEAEADTYSEEQFDENAYFKDINNIYSLINVEPIEMEFGYSLIPLVDENSGGNLINRIVIFRRQFAQEMGFVVPSVRLRDSAALNANQYVIKLKGEEIAKGELLVDYYLALEPPNPAGDIDGIETIEPAYGIPSKWITPEKRDMAEVYGYTVIDPLSVMLTHLSETIRRHVHELLNRAEVLQIVENTKKISPELVEEAIPNVIAYGTLQKVLYNLLKEGIPIKDMVTILESLIDTAQGTNDIDIMTENVRTALKRTITRRFCENGQLKVITLDSEVEKAVLSSLTRSEQGIYLALSPDLIQKIVTQLGEHLGKFKDLNTVPIILTSNVIRVYFYRLIEQFYPNVYVLAFNEIANNIQIQALGNISM; the protein is encoded by the coding sequence ATGAAACAACTGTTAAATCATGTGGTAGCGTTATTCGTTCTGATGGTTGTTATCCTGTTGATCGTACCGCTGCCTCCATTTTTGCTGGACATGATGTTCATCATCAACATTACAGTTGCCCTGATAATCCTGCTGACTACCATGTACATAAAAGAGGCTCTGGAGTTCTCCATATTCCCCTCCCTTTTACTGATAACCACTTTATTTAGATTGGCCCTTAACATTTCTTCCACCAGACTGATTTTAACACATCAGGGGGAAGCAGGGCAGGTTATCAAGACTTTTGGTACTTTTGTACTGCAGGGAAATATTGTTGTCGGCGTTATTATATTCTTAATTCTGGTTTTAGTTCAGTTCATAGTAATCACGAAAGGTGCTGAACGTGTAGCTGAGGTTGCCGCAAGATTTACGCTGGATGCGATGCCGGGCAAGCAAATGGCCATAGACGCAGATTTAAGCTCAGGGCTTATTGATGAACAGGAAGCCAGAACAAGAAGAAGTAAGATTCAGAGAGAATCCGACTTTTACGGCGCCATGGACGGAGCTACGAAAATTGTAAAGGGTGATGCGATTATGTCCATCATCATTACATTGATCAACTTTATAGCCGGCACTATCATTGGTGTGGTACAAAGCGGGCTTCCTTTCTCGGAAGTGCTGAACATCTACTCCATTGCAACCATCGGAGACGGATTGGTAGCGCAGGTTCCGGCTCTTTTGATTTCTACAGCTACGGGTATGATCGTAACCCGATCGGTAGCTGAGGGAACCTTAAATGAGGACGTAATCAAACAGTTTACTTCCCAGCCTAAAGTGCTGGTGGTGGCGGGCGGAATTATACTTCTTTTGAATCTGATTCCGGGAGCTCCGCATCCTCAGCCTACCGTTCTGGGAATATTTCTCATATTCTTAGGGATCCGGCTGGTGAGAACCAGAGCCGAAGAAGCACAACAGATCAGTACGGCGGAGGCAGAAGCAGACACTTATTCGGAAGAACAGTTTGATGAAAATGCATACTTTAAAGATATAAATAATATTTATTCGCTTATTAATGTAGAACCTATTGAAATGGAATTCGGATACAGCTTGATTCCTCTGGTGGATGAGAACAGCGGAGGAAATCTGATCAATCGAATCGTCATATTCAGAAGGCAGTTTGCTCAGGAAATGGGCTTTGTCGTTCCTTCTGTGAGATTGCGGGACAGTGCGGCCTTAAATGCCAATCAGTATGTGATCAAGCTTAAGGGAGAAGAAATCGCAAAGGGAGAGCTGTTGGTAGACTATTATCTGGCTCTTGAACCGCCTAATCCGGCAGGGGACATCGATGGGATTGAAACCATTGAACCTGCTTATGGCATTCCCAGCAAATGGATCACACCGGAAAAAAGAGATATGGCGGAAGTCTACGGATATACCGTTATCGATCCATTGTCTGTTATGCTGACGCATTTGTCGGAAACCATAAGACGTCATGTACACGAACTTCTCAATCGGGCAGAAGTACTGCAAATCGTTGAAAATACCAAGAAAATTTCACCGGAGCTGGTGGAAGAAGCGATTCCTAATGTCATAGCCTACGGCACCTTGCAAAAGGTATTATATAATCTTTTAAAAGAAGGAATTCCTATAAAAGATATGGTGACTATTTTGGAAAGTCTGATCGACACTGCACAGGGCACGAACGATATCGATATTATGACAGAGAATGTGCGCACGGCTCTGAAACGTACCATAACCAGACGATTCTGCGAGAACGGGCAGCTGAAAGTCATTACGTTGGATAGTGAAGTGGAAAAAGCTGTTCTGTCCAGTCTGACCAGAAGTGAGCAGGGGATTTATCTTGCGCTGAGTCCGGATCTGATTCAGAAAATCGTAACACAGCTGGGAGAACATCTGGGAAAATTTAAAGATTTAAATACCGTTCCTATCATATTGACCAGTAACGTAATACGAGTATATTTTTACAGGCTTATAGAACAATTCTATCCGAATGTCTATGTTCTGGCCTTTAATGAAATCGCAAACAACATACAGATTCAGGCATTGGGAAACATCAGTATGTAA